Proteins found in one Neomonachus schauinslandi chromosome 1, ASM220157v2, whole genome shotgun sequence genomic segment:
- the LOC123324064 gene encoding olfactory receptor-like protein OLF4: MEPGNDTQISEFLLLGFSEGTEPQPLIFGFFLSMYMITVFGNLLIILAVGSDSHLHTPMYFFLANLSFADICFTSTTIPKMPWNIWTQSQVITYAGCITQMYFFTLFAVLDIFLLSVMAYDRFVAICHPLHYTVIMNPQLCGMLVLVSWIMSILNSLLQSLMMLRLSFCTHFQIPRFFCELNEMVQLACSDTFLNKVVMYFAAVLLGCGAFVGILYSYSKIVSCIHGISSAQGKYKAFSTCASHLSVVSLFYCTILGVYLSSAATQSSHSNAVASVMYTVVTPMLNPFIYSLRNRDIKRALKRMVLGLEKCP, translated from the coding sequence ATGGAACCAGGCAATGATACacaaatttcagaatttcttcttctgggattttcAGAGGGAACAGAACCGCAACCCCtcatatttgggttttttctctcCATGTACATGATCACTGTGTTTGGAAACCTGCTCATCATCCTGGCCGTTGGTTCTGACTCtcacctccacacccccatgtacttcttccttgccaaccTGTCCTTTGCAGACATCTGcttcacctccaccaccatccccaAGATGCCGTGGAACATCTGGACTCAGAGCCAAGTCATCACTTATGCAGGCTGCATCACACAGATGTACTTTTTCACACTCTTTGCTGTGTTGGATATCTTTCTCCTGAGTGTGATGGCCTATGACAGGTTTGTGGCCATCTGTCATCCCCTGCACTACACGGTCATCATGAACCCCCAGCTCTGTGGAATGCTGGTTCTGGTGTCCTGGATCATGTCTATCCTGAATTCCTTGTTACAAAGTTTAATGATGTTGCGGTTGTCCTTTTGCACACACTTCCAAATCCCCCGCTTTTTTTGTGAACTCAATGAGATGGTCCAACTTGCCTGTTCCGACACCTTTCTTAATAAAGTGGTGATGTATTTTGCAGCTGTGCTGCTGGGTTGTGGTGCTTTTGTTGGGATCCTTTACTCTTATTCTAAGATTGTTTCCTGCATACATGGAATATCATCAGCTCAGGGCAAGTATAAAGCATTTTCCACCTGTGCATCTCACCTTTCAGTTGTCTCCTTATTTTATTGTACAATCCTAGGAGTGTACCTTAGCTCTGCAGCTACCCAGAGCTCCCACTCAAATGCAGTAGCCTCGGTGATGTACACGGTGGTCACGCCCATGCTGAACCCCTTCATCTACAGCCTGAGGAACAGAGACATAAAGAGGGCTCTGAAAAGAATGGTCCTGGGGTTGGAGAAGTGCCCATGA
- the LOC123325581 gene encoding olfactory receptor 7A17-like, which translates to MEPENDTQISEFFLLGFSEKPELQPLIFGLFLSMYLITVFGNMLIILAISTDPNLHTPMYFFLSNLSFVDICFTSTTIPKLLMNIQKESKIITYAGCVSQIYFLILFAVLDVLLLSVMVYDRFVAICHPLHYTIIMNPRLCGLLVLISWVMCILNSLLQSLMMLRLSFCSHLHIPHFFCELNEMVQLACSDTFLNNLMMYFAAVLLGGGPFAGILYSYSKIVSSIHRISSAQGKYKALSTCASHLSVVCLFYCTMLGVYLSSAATQSSHSSAVASVMYTVVTPMLNPFIYSLRNRDIKRALKRIIGIPVM; encoded by the coding sequence ATGGAACCAGAAAATGATACacaaatttctgaattttttcttctgggattttcAGAGAAACCAGAACTGCAGCCCCTCATATTTGGGCTTTTCCTCTCCATGTACCTGATCACTGTGTTTGGAAACATGCTCATCATCCTGGCCATTAGCACAGACCCCAACCtgcacacccccatgtacttcttcctctccaacctGTCCTTTGTAGACATCTGCTTCACCTCTACCACCATCCCGAAGTTGCTGATGAATATACAGAAAGAGAGCAAAATCATCACGTATGCAGGCTGCGTTAGTCAGATTTATTTCCTCATACTCTTTGCTGTGTTGGACGTCCTCTTACTGAGTGTGATGGTCTATGACCGGTTTGTGGCCATCTGTCATCCCCTGCACTACACAATCATTATGAACCCCAGGCTCTGTGGACTGCTGGTTCTGATATCCTGGGTCATGTGCATCCTGAATTCCTTGTTACAAAGTTTAATGATGTTGCGTCTGTCCTTCTGTTCACACTTGCATATCCCCCACTTTTTTTGTGAACTCAATGAGATGGTCCAACTTGCCTGTTCTGACACCTTTCTTAATAACTTGATGATGTATTTCGCAGCTGTCCTGCTGGGTGGGGGTCCTTTTGCTGGGATCCTTTACTCTTATTCTAAGATAGTTTCCTCCATACATAGAATATCATCAGCTCAGGGCAAATATAAAGCATTGTCCACCTGTGCATCTCACCTTTCAgttgtctgtttattttattgtacGATGCTTGGTGTGTACCTTAGCTCTGCTGCTACCCAGAGCTCCCACTCAAGTGCAGTAGCCTCGGTGATGTACACGGTGGTCACGCCCATGCTGAACCCCTTCATCTACAGCCTAAGGAACAGAGACATAAAGAGGGCTCTGAAAAGAATCATTGGGATTCCAGTGATGTGA